The genomic stretch CATCGCGCGCCGCTTCGGCGTGGGCAGCAGCCGGATGCCGTAGGCGAAGTTACGGGCCTGCTGTCCGGTGACGGCCTCGCAGTAGCTGTAGGCGGCGAGTACCGGTGCGGACGCGTGTGGTGCGAACTCCACGGTCCGGATCACCCCTCTCCTCGCAGAGTCACGCCCACCTCGCGCAGCAGCTGAACCTTGCCGGGCTTGGGCGGGCCGGGAAGTACGTCGTATTCCGCGGCGGCGATCGCACGGATCGCCGCCCTTCCCCCCGCCACGAACCCCGCGAGCAGCAGTCTCAGCCTGCCGTGGACGCTACCCACAAGGGGGGCGCCTTCATTCAGGAGACTGCGGGCGCGTTCTGCTTCGTATGCAACCAGTGCGCGCACGGATGCGCTCGCGGTTTTTGTGGCGAGATCCGCCTCCTGGACGTGAAAGCGCTTCATGTCCGCGGCGGGCAGATAGATACGGTCGCGGCCGAGGTCCTCGGCGACGTCCTGGAGGTGCTCGACGATCTGGAGGGCGGTGCACACGGCGTCGGAGCGGCGGATCCGCTCGGGGGTGGCGGTGCCGGTGACGGCGAGGACGAGGTGTCCGACGGGGTTGGCGGACAGTTCGCAGTAGGCGAGCAGGTCGTCGTAGGTCTCGTAGCGGCTGATGAGCTGATCCTGGCGGTTGGCCTGGATCAGGCCGAGGAAGGGCTCGGGGGTCAGCGCGCGGCGGCGGACCGTCGGCTGGAGGCGGCGCAGCAGGGGGTGGCGGGGGGTCGAGTCGAAGACGCGACGGAGGTCCGCCTCGAAGGCGTCCAGCATCAGCAGTCGGTCGTCGGCGTCCGTGGCCGAAACGCCGAGGAAGCGGGCGTCGGCGCCGCCGGGGGCGAGATCGCCGTCGCCGATGTCGTCGACCAGGCGGGCGAAGCCGTAGACGGCCATGAGGTCGATGCGCCAGGCCCGGGGCAGGAAGAAGGGGGCCACGGGGAAGTTTTCGTGCGCGGCCTTGTCGAGCGTGCCGCGCTCCGTGTCTCCGGTGTGCGGCGTGCCGGTTCCCGTCACCACGGACTGCCCGGGGCGGGGACGGCACGTGCTGCGTTGAGCTGGGGAGTTTCCGTAGCCATTGCCGTCACATCTCCCGTTCTACACCGCCGACCCAATACACACTATTTCGGACACGCCGCCCGGCCGTCCGCGCGGGCTTCCCGCAGCGGGTGTGGGGCATTATCGCCCCACTTGCCGCGATTGGGGACCGGTACAGCTTACGTTGTACAGCGCACTGTGGTTCGCCGGGGTGTCCTGCGCATCACAAGAACACACCGATTGGTCCCAAGATTCCTAAGGCCAGGCGAAGTTGACGTTTCCTTTGCAGACGCGGAGCCCCGCCGGAAGGGTTCCGGCGGGGCTGCGGGAAGCGGGCTGGGCCGGGTGCGCCGGTCCGGGGTGGACTACTTGCCCGTGAACTTCTCGTACTCCTTGAGGACCTCGTCCGTCGGACCGTCCATGCGCAGCTCGCCCCGCTCCAGCCACAGGACGCGGTCGCACGTGTCGCGGATCGACTTGTTGTTGTGGCTGACCAGGAACACCGTGCCGGCCTCCTTGCGCAGTTCCCGGATGCGGGCCTCGGAGCGCTTCTGGAACTTGCGGTCACCGGTGGCCAGGGCCTCGTCGATCATGAGGACGTCATGGTCCTTGGCGGCGGCGATGGAGAAGCGCAGCCGGGCCGCCATGCCGGAGGAGTACGTGCGCATCGGCAGGGTGATGAAGTCGCCCTTCTCGTTGATGCCGGAGAAGTCGACGATCTCCTGGTACCGCTCCTTGATCTGCTCGCGGGACATGCCCATGGCGAGCCCGCCCAGGATGACGTTCCGCTCGCCGGTCAGGTCGTTCATCAGGGCCGCGTTGACGCCGAGCAGGGAGGGCTGGCCGTCGGTGTAGACCTTGCCGCTCTCGGCGGGCAGCAGGCCCGCGATGGCGCGCAGCAGGGTCGACTTGCCGGAGCCGTTGGAGCCGATCAGGCCGATGGCCTCACCGCGATAGGCGGTGAAGGAGACACCGCGCACGGCGTGCACCTTGCGCACCCCGCGCTCCTCGCCGCGCTTGAGGATGCGGCTGAGCGCGGCGGTGGCGCTGCCCTTGCCGCTCTTGGCGCCGTTGACGCGGTAGACGATGTGCAGCTCGTCCGCGATGACGGTGGGACGGGGGTCCGTCCGCTGCTGATCAGCCACGGCCGTACCTCTCTTCCGCCTTCCAGAAGTAGACGAAGCCGAACGCACCGGCGAGCACGGCCCAGCCGAGGGCGAAGAGCCAGACGTGCGGGGGCAGGTACTCGGAGCCGTATCCGTCGATCATCGCGAAGCGGATCAGGTCCATGTAGATCGCCGCGGGGTTCCACTGGAGGACCTCGGTGACCCAGCCGGGCAGGTCCTTGTCCTCCAGCATCGCCGGGATGCTGAACATGACGCCCGAGGCGTACATCCAGGTCCGCAGGACGAACGGCATCAGCTGGGCCAGGTCGGGCGTCTTGCTGCCCATGCGGGCGAAGATCAGCGCGAGGCCGGTGTTGAACACGAACTGGAGGACCAGCGCGGGTACCACCAGCAGCCAGGAGAGACCGGGGTAGCTGCCGAACGCGATCATGATCGCAACCAGCACGATCATCGAGTACAGCAGCTGCTGGAGCTGCTGTAGCGAGAACGAGATCGGCAGCGAGGCGCGCGGGAAGTGCAGGGCACGCACCAGGCCGAGGTTGCCGGAGATGGCGCGCACCCCGGCGAGCACGGAGCTCTGCGTGAAGGTGAACACGAAGACACCCGTGACCAGGAACGGCACATAGATGTCGTGCGGGATGCCCTCCCGGGCTCCGAGCAGCAGGCCGAAGATGAAGAAGTAGACGACGGCGTTGAGCAGCGGCGTGGCCACCTGCCACAGCTGGCCGAGCTTGGCCTGGCTGTACTGGGCGGTCAGCTTCGCCCGCGAGAAGGCGAGAATGAAGTGACGCCGGTCCCAGAGCTGGCGGACGTACTCGACGAGCGAGGGGCGGGCGCCGCTCACGCTCAGCCCGTACTTGGCGGCGAGTGCGGCCGCCGTGAGTCCCTCGTCGGGCGACGGAGGCGCGGTCACCGCGACCTGGCCGTCGTGCGTTGTCTCACTCACTGGTGGAAACTTTCGTCTTCGGGATGCGCAGCCTGTGCGGGCGTGCCGTGTTCCTGAGGTCTGGGTGTGGACCTCCTGTGCGTTCAGTGCAGCTTGTCAGATGACAGGAGGGCGGCCCAGCCGGGTCAGCCGCCACACCGTACGCCACTTCATCGGCCTGCGGGGGCCGCACGGGCTGGTCCAGCCCTCCCGGAAACCGCCGAACCAGGCCCTCAGCGCGGGCCGCGAGGGGCGGCGCACCAGGGTGAGCAGCAGCCAGACGCCCAGGTACACCGGGACCAGCGGCGCGGGGAGGTTGCGGCGGGCGAGCCAGACCCGGTTGCGGGCGACCATGCGGTGGTAGACCGCGTGCCGGGAAGGGGCGGTCGTGGGGTGGTACAGCACCATGTCGGACCGGTAGTCGATCATCCAGCCCGCGTCGAGGGCCCGCCATGCCAGGTCGGTTTCCTCGTGTGCGTAGAAGAATTCGTCCGGCAGCCCGCCGACTTCGGCGAAGACCCGGGTGCGGACGGCGTTGGCGCCGCCGAGGAAGGTGGTGACCCGGGAGGAGCGCATCGGGTCCTTGGCGCGCAGCCGGGGGACGTGGCGGCGCTGGGTCTCGCCGGTCTCGGGGTCGGCGATGCGGAAGCTGATGATGCCGAGTTCGGTGTCGGCGGCGAAGGCCTGGCGGCAGAGTTCGGCGGTGTCGTGCTGGGCGAGGAGTCCGTCGTCGTCGAGGAAGAGCAATATGTCGACGTCTCGGCCGCTGGGGCCGAAGGCCTCGATGCCGACGTTGCGTCCGCCGGGGATGCCGAGGTTCTCGGGCAGCTCGATCGTGCGCACGCCCTCGGGGACGTCCGGCACGGGTGAGCCGTTGCCGACGACGACCGCCTCGACGCGGTCGCCGTCCTGCTTGGCGATCGAGTCGAGGAGGGCGCGGAGTTCGTCGGGACGGTTGCCCATGGTGATGATCACCGCGCCGACCTTCATGGGCGCGCTCACTTCAGCCTGCTCGACGCGAGGATGGAGACCAGGTGCAGCAGCGTCTGGAGCAGCGCGATGCCCGCGAGTACGGCGACGCCGAGCCGCGAGTAGAACAGGTCGCCGCGGGCCTGGTCGGCGACGGCCAGCACGAGGATCAGCAGGGACGCCTCGATGCCGAGGATGAGGCGGTGGAACTTGAGCATGGCGGCGGCCTTGCGGGCCAGGGCCATGCCGGAGGAGCGCATCTCGGCGGCGGCCTCCTGGACCGGCGGCTTGCCGGCCTGGTGCCGGGCGACACCGACCAGGTCGGTCTCGGCCTTGATCAGGATGGCGCCGAGCGCGGCCAGCGTGCCGAGGAAGGCCCACAGCCAGTCGATCCGGCCGCTGCCCCACACGTCGGCGGCGCGCAGCCCGAAGCCGACGAGGACGGCGGCGTCGGTGAGGTAGGCGCCGACCCGGTCGAGGTAGACACCGTTGAGCGAGTACTGCTTCTTCCAGCGGGCGATCTCGCCGTCGACGCAGTCCAGCAGCAGGTACATCTGCACGCAGACCACGCCGAGCACGGCGCCCGGGATCCCCGGCACGAGCAGTGCCGGGGCCGCGAGCACGCCGAAGACGGTCATCAGGTACGTGAGCTGGTTGGGCGTGACCCTGGTGTTCACCAGGTAGCGGTCGACCCGCAGGGACACCTCACGCATGTAGAGGCGTCCCATCCAGTGCTCACCGCTGCGCCGGTCCTTCACCCCCGCGGGGTGGACGACCGGACGGAGTTCAGCTACCGATGGCCTTGACATAGTCGGCGTAGATGTCCTTGATCTGGTCGGTTTTCAGGTCGAGGTGTTCGAGGATCGTGTAGCGGCCGGGCCGGGTCTGAGGGGCGAACTCCACGGCACGGACGAACTCCTCCGTGCTGAAGCCGATCTCCTCCGGCAGCACCGGCAACCCGTGCCGGCGCAGCACCTCGGCCATGTAGGCCGACTCCTCGTGGGCTCCGCGCAGGTACATCGCGAAGGCCGCGCCCAGTCCGCACTGCTCGCCGTGGGCGGCGGCGCGCCTGGGGTAGAGCAGGTCGAACGCGTGGTTGATCTCGTGGCAGGCGCCGGAGGACGGGCGGGAGTCGCCCGACACCGACATGGCGATGCCGCTGAGGACCAGTGCCTCGGCGAGCACCTGGAGGAAGTCGGTGTCCCCGATGCCTCCCGGGTGCCTGAGCACCGCCTCGCCCGCCTGCCGGGCGATGGCGGCGGCCAGGCCGTCGATCTTCTCACCCTTGACGCGGTTGGCCAGCTCCCAGTCCGCGATGGCGGAGATGTTGGAGACGGCGTCCCCGATCCCGGCGCGCACGAAGCGGACCGGGGCCTCCCGGATGACATCGAGGTCGATGACGACCGCGATCGGGTTGGGCACGCCGTAGGAGCCGCGGCCCGCGTCGTTGTCGAGGGTGGCGACCGGCGAGCACAGTCCGTCGTGCGCGAGGTTCGTCGGTACGGCGACCAGCGGAAGGCCGACCCGTGCCGCGGCGAACTTGGCGCAGTCGATGATCTTGCCGCCGCCGAGTCCGACGACCGCGTCGTAGTGGCCGGCCTTTATGGCACCGGCCAGCCGGACCGCGTCGTCGA from Streptomyces davaonensis JCM 4913 encodes the following:
- a CDS encoding CDP-alcohol phosphatidyltransferase family protein; amino-acid sequence: MSRPSVAELRPVVHPAGVKDRRSGEHWMGRLYMREVSLRVDRYLVNTRVTPNQLTYLMTVFGVLAAPALLVPGIPGAVLGVVCVQMYLLLDCVDGEIARWKKQYSLNGVYLDRVGAYLTDAAVLVGFGLRAADVWGSGRIDWLWAFLGTLAALGAILIKAETDLVGVARHQAGKPPVQEAAAEMRSSGMALARKAAAMLKFHRLILGIEASLLILVLAVADQARGDLFYSRLGVAVLAGIALLQTLLHLVSILASSRLK
- a CDS encoding glycosyltransferase family 2 protein — encoded protein: MKVGAVIITMGNRPDELRALLDSIAKQDGDRVEAVVVGNGSPVPDVPEGVRTIELPENLGIPGGRNVGIEAFGPSGRDVDILLFLDDDGLLAQHDTAELCRQAFAADTELGIISFRIADPETGETQRRHVPRLRAKDPMRSSRVTTFLGGANAVRTRVFAEVGGLPDEFFYAHEETDLAWRALDAGWMIDYRSDMVLYHPTTAPSRHAVYHRMVARNRVWLARRNLPAPLVPVYLGVWLLLTLVRRPSRPALRAWFGGFREGWTSPCGPRRPMKWRTVWRLTRLGRPPVI
- a CDS encoding ABC transporter permease; this encodes MSETTHDGQVAVTAPPSPDEGLTAAALAAKYGLSVSGARPSLVEYVRQLWDRRHFILAFSRAKLTAQYSQAKLGQLWQVATPLLNAVVYFFIFGLLLGAREGIPHDIYVPFLVTGVFVFTFTQSSVLAGVRAISGNLGLVRALHFPRASLPISFSLQQLQQLLYSMIVLVAIMIAFGSYPGLSWLLVVPALVLQFVFNTGLALIFARMGSKTPDLAQLMPFVLRTWMYASGVMFSIPAMLEDKDLPGWVTEVLQWNPAAIYMDLIRFAMIDGYGSEYLPPHVWLFALGWAVLAGAFGFVYFWKAEERYGRG
- a CDS encoding iron-containing alcohol dehydrogenase family protein, which produces MPVLTRLIPSPVVVDIRPGALDDLACVLADERVSHSGKLAVAVSGGSGARLRERLAPSLPGASWYEVGGGTLDDAVRLAGAIKAGHYDAVVGLGGGKIIDCAKFAAARVGLPLVAVPTNLAHDGLCSPVATLDNDAGRGSYGVPNPIAVVIDLDVIREAPVRFVRAGIGDAVSNISAIADWELANRVKGEKIDGLAAAIARQAGEAVLRHPGGIGDTDFLQVLAEALVLSGIAMSVSGDSRPSSGACHEINHAFDLLYPRRAAAHGEQCGLGAAFAMYLRGAHEESAYMAEVLRRHGLPVLPEEIGFSTEEFVRAVEFAPQTRPGRYTILEHLDLKTDQIKDIYADYVKAIGS
- the hpnC gene encoding squalene synthase HpnC gives rise to the protein MTGTGTPHTGDTERGTLDKAAHENFPVAPFFLPRAWRIDLMAVYGFARLVDDIGDGDLAPGGADARFLGVSATDADDRLLMLDAFEADLRRVFDSTPRHPLLRRLQPTVRRRALTPEPFLGLIQANRQDQLISRYETYDDLLAYCELSANPVGHLVLAVTGTATPERIRRSDAVCTALQIVEHLQDVAEDLGRDRIYLPAADMKRFHVQEADLATKTASASVRALVAYEAERARSLLNEGAPLVGSVHGRLRLLLAGFVAGGRAAIRAIAAAEYDVLPGPPKPGKVQLLREVGVTLRGEG
- a CDS encoding ABC transporter ATP-binding protein, with product MADQQRTDPRPTVIADELHIVYRVNGAKSGKGSATAALSRILKRGEERGVRKVHAVRGVSFTAYRGEAIGLIGSNGSGKSTLLRAIAGLLPAESGKVYTDGQPSLLGVNAALMNDLTGERNVILGGLAMGMSREQIKERYQEIVDFSGINEKGDFITLPMRTYSSGMAARLRFSIAAAKDHDVLMIDEALATGDRKFQKRSEARIRELRKEAGTVFLVSHNNKSIRDTCDRVLWLERGELRMDGPTDEVLKEYEKFTGK